Proteins encoded within one genomic window of Salmo trutta chromosome 11, fSalTru1.1, whole genome shotgun sequence:
- the LOC115202369 gene encoding asialoglycoprotein receptor 2 isoform X1: MSKGVYEIQDGFEDDEPDAMKNTDMDGQLYSNIRAFKPSPRDGVVASDTLRDGETSSKREETADTAPNNGPGDQHSEPDSSGKRPFLVAAVCLGLLCVLLAGIIGLSVYYNRAIKDSEDKRNNLSQSCSLYKTNTTAERGQLQTRYNNLTEERDQLQTRYNNLTEERDQLQTRYNNLTKEKGHIQAKLYLIEQHCQEGWRYFDSSLYFLSSEKKTWKESRQDCLDRGADLVIINSKEEQEFLFNFKKRIWIGLTDRETEETWKWVDGTPMTTEYWCDKQPDSGDPSGEEDCAEIHKDWIPLKAWNDMSCDWKLNWICEKVV, from the exons ATGTCAAAGGGAGTCTATGAAATCCAAGATGGATTTGAAGACGATGAGCCTGATGCAATGAAGAACACAGACATGGATGGCCAATTATATTCCAACATAAGAGCCTTCAAGCCCAGTCCAAGAGATGGAGTTGTTGCTTCAG ACACCCTGAGAGACGGTGAGACCAGCagcaagagagaagagacagcagACACTGCTCCTAATAATGGACCAGGAGACCAGCActcag AGCCTGATAGCTCAGGGAAGAGACCCTTCCTAGTtgctgcagtgtgtctggggctgctgtgtgttctactggctgggatcataggcctgtctgtctact ATAACAGAGCCATCAAAGATTCTGAGGATAAAAGGAACAACTTGTCACAGAGTTGTTCCCTTTATAAGACCAACACAACTGCAGAGAGAggccagctacagaccagatacaacaacctgactgaagagagagaccagctacagaccagatacaacaacctgactgaagagagagaccagctacagaccagatacaacaacctgactaaagagaaagGCCATATTCAGGCTAAGCTTTATTTGATAG AGCAGCATTGTCAGGAGGGATGGAGATACTTTGACTCCAGTTTGTACTTCCTCTCCTCTGAGAAGAAAACCTGGAAGGAGAGCAGACAGGACTGTCTGGACAGAGGAGCAGACCTGGTGATCATTAACAGCAAAGAggaacag GAGTTTCTCTTCAACTTCAAGAAGAGAATctggattggtctgactgacagagagacagaggagacctGGAAATGGGTGGATGGAACACCAATGACCACAGA gtactggtgtGACAAGCAGCCTGATAGTGGAGATCCTAGTGGGGAGGAGGACTGTGCTGAGATACATAAAGATTGGATTCCACTTAAGGCATGGAATGACATGTCATGTGACTGGAAACTCAACTGGATTTGTGAGAAAGTGGTTtaa
- the LOC115202369 gene encoding CD209 antigen-like protein E isoform X2, producing MNKKVKFDRGEMKERIVDIYVSADTLRDGETSSKREETADTAPNNGPGDQHSEPDSSGKRPFLVAAVCLGLLCVLLAGIIGLSVYYNRAIKDSEDKRNNLSQSCSLYKTNTTAERGQLQTRYNNLTEERDQLQTRYNNLTEERDQLQTRYNNLTKEKGHIQAKLYLIEQHCQEGWRYFDSSLYFLSSEKKTWKESRQDCLDRGADLVIINSKEEQTFLFNLHLRAWIGLTDSVTEGTWKWVDDTSLTTKYWRGGQPDDNGQEDCAEIYYGQDDPVQTWNDDNCLKYHDWICEKVV from the exons ATGAACAAGAAGGTGAAGTTTGACAGAggtgagatgaaggagaggattGTGGATATCTATGTCAGTGCAGACACCCTGAGAGACGGTGAGACCAGCagcaagagagaagagacagcagACACTGCTCCTAATAATGGACCAGGAGACCAGCActcag AGCCTGATAGCTCAGGGAAGAGACCCTTCCTAGTtgctgcagtgtgtctggggctgctgtgtgttctactggctgggatcataggcctgtctgtctact ATAACAGAGCCATCAAAGATTCTGAGGATAAAAGGAACAACTTGTCACAGAGTTGTTCCCTTTATAAGACCAACACAACTGCAGAGAGAggccagctacagaccagatacaacaacctgactgaagagagagaccagctacagaccagatacaacaacctgactgaagagagagaccagctacagaccagatacaacaacctgactaaagagaaagGCCATATTCAGGCTAAGCTTTATTTGATAG AGCAGCATTGTCAGGAGGGATGGAGATACTTTGACTCCAGTTTGTACTTCCTCTCCTCTGAGAAGAAAACCTGGAAGGAGAGCAGACAGGACTGTCTGGACAGAGGAGCAGACCTGGTGATCATTAACAGCAAAGAggaacag ACATTTCTCTTCAACCTCCACCTGAGAGCctggattggtctgactgactctgttactgaggGGACCTGGAAGTGGGTGGACGACACATCACTGACCACAAA GTACTGGAGGGGAGGACAGCCTGATGATAATGGGCAAGAGGACTGTGCTGAGATATACTATGGACAAGATGACCCTGTACAGACATGGAATGATGACAATTGTCTCAAATATCATGACTGGATATGTGAGAAAGTGGTATAA
- the LOC115202369 gene encoding CD209 antigen-like protein E isoform X3 — translation MNKKVKFDRGEMKERIVDIYVSADTLRDGETSSKREETADTAPNNGPGDQHSDNRAIKDSEDKRNNLSQSCSLYKTNTTAERGQLQTRYNNLTEERDQLQTRYNNLTEERDQLQTRYNNLTKEKGHIQAKLYLIEQHCQEGWRYFDSSLYFLSSEKKTWKESRQDCLDRGADLVIINSKEEQTFLFNLHLRAWIGLTDSVTEGTWKWVDDTSLTTKYWRGGQPDDNGQEDCAEIYYGQDDPVQTWNDDNCLKYHDWICEKVV, via the exons ATGAACAAGAAGGTGAAGTTTGACAGAggtgagatgaaggagaggattGTGGATATCTATGTCAGTGCAGACACCCTGAGAGACGGTGAGACCAGCagcaagagagaagagacagcagACACTGCTCCTAATAATGGACCAGGAGACCAGCActcag ATAACAGAGCCATCAAAGATTCTGAGGATAAAAGGAACAACTTGTCACAGAGTTGTTCCCTTTATAAGACCAACACAACTGCAGAGAGAggccagctacagaccagatacaacaacctgactgaagagagagaccagctacagaccagatacaacaacctgactgaagagagagaccagctacagaccagatacaacaacctgactaaagagaaagGCCATATTCAGGCTAAGCTTTATTTGATAG AGCAGCATTGTCAGGAGGGATGGAGATACTTTGACTCCAGTTTGTACTTCCTCTCCTCTGAGAAGAAAACCTGGAAGGAGAGCAGACAGGACTGTCTGGACAGAGGAGCAGACCTGGTGATCATTAACAGCAAAGAggaacag ACATTTCTCTTCAACCTCCACCTGAGAGCctggattggtctgactgactctgttactgaggGGACCTGGAAGTGGGTGGACGACACATCACTGACCACAAA GTACTGGAGGGGAGGACAGCCTGATGATAATGGGCAAGAGGACTGTGCTGAGATATACTATGGACAAGATGACCCTGTACAGACATGGAATGATGACAATTGTCTCAAATATCATGACTGGATATGTGAGAAAGTGGTATAA